Proteins encoded by one window of Manihot esculenta cultivar AM560-2 chromosome 10, M.esculenta_v8, whole genome shotgun sequence:
- the LOC110624474 gene encoding classical arabinogalactan protein 9, which translates to MARSSLAFLMLMAVLVGSSVAQSPASSPVSPPTKSPGATPPNAATPAPSVSAPSPTVNPPVSAPSPTVKPPVSPPANAPSPATVDSPPSPPPSLSSPAPSTTALPPSSIAQTPSDAPAPAENGAALNRFAIAGSLAVGALTAVLVL; encoded by the coding sequence ATGGCTCGCTCAAGCTTAGCGTTCTTGATGCTAATGGCGGTGTTGGTAGGTTCCTCAGTGGCACAGTCACCAGCATCATCACCTGTATCTCCCCCAACCAAATCGCCTGGGGCAACTCCACCTAATGCGGCAACTCCAGCACCTTCAGTATCTGCGCCTTCTCCAACCGTTAATCCTCCAGTATCTGCTCCTTCTCCAACAGTTAAACCTCCAGTATCTCCACCGGCTAATGCACCATCGCCAGCTACTGTTGACTCCCCTccatctcctcctccttctttgtCTTCTCCGGCTCCCTCTACAACTGCTTTACCTCCTTCCTCAATCGCTCAAACACCATCTGATGCTCCTGCTCCAGCGGAAAACGGTGCCGCTCTGAATAGATTTGCCATTGCTGGATCTCTGGCTGTCGGTGCATTGACTGCCGTTTTGGTcctctaa